One Hyla sarda isolate aHylSar1 chromosome 11, aHylSar1.hap1, whole genome shotgun sequence genomic window carries:
- the CHAC1 gene encoding glutathione-specific gamma-glutamylcyclotransferase 1: MPSSSSSSSSSSAPMESLWIFGYGSLVWRPDFQFTTSKIGFIPGYSRKFWQGDTFHRGSPDMPGRVVTLQEDCEECTWGVAYEVRGDQIESSLQYLNIRESVLGGYVTKLVKFYPQDEGEEGALLALVYIATPQNPGYLGPASEEDIAAQIVVSTGRAGHNMEYLLRLANFMHDHCPEAEDKHLFSIEEALVAILPCLYSTDDPATVFC, translated from the exons ATGCCCAgctcctctagctcctctagctcctctagcgcCCCCATGGAGTCCCTGTGGATCTTCGGATATGGCTCCTTAGTCTGGAGACCGGACTTTCAGTTCACTACCAGTAAAATTGGATTTATCCCCGGATACAGCCGCAAGTTCTGGCAGGGAGACACCTTCCATAGAGGCAGCCCGGACATG CCTGGACGAGTGGTGACCCTACAGGAGGACTGTGAG GAGTGCACGTGGGGTGTGGCCTATGAAGTGCGCGGCGACCAGATCGAATCCTCCCTCCAGTACCTGAATATCCGGGAGTCCGTCCTGGGAGGATACGTCACTAAACTGGTGAAGTTCTACCCTCAAGATGAAGGAGAAGAGGGGGCGCTCCTGGCCTTGGTGTACATCGCCACGCCTCAGAATCCCGGGTACCTCGGGCCGGCCTCCGAGGAGGACATCGCCGCTCAGATCGTGGTCTCCACCGGCCGGGCAGGACACAATATGGAGTATCTGCTCCGTCTGGCCAACTTCATGCACGACCATTGTCCGGAAGCCGAGGACAAGCACCTGTTCTCCATAGAGGAGGCGCTGGTCGCCATCCTGCCGTGTCTCTACAGTACAGATGACCCCGCCACCGTCTTCTGCTAG